In Methanococcus voltae PS, the genomic stretch CTGCACTGACGGAGTAGGTAGTAAAATGGTAGTCGCAGAGATGGCTAATAAGTTTGATACTGTTCCTATAGACATGATTGCCATGAATGTTAACGATGCTATTTGCATTGGTGCTGAACCGGTCGCATTAGTCGATTATATGGCAGTTGAAACAATCACCGAAGATATAGCAAAGCAAATCGGTAAAGGATTAAATGAAGGATTGGAACAATCCAATATAAACTTAATCGGTGGAGAAACTGCTTCATTACCAAGTATGATAAACGGTGTTGACCTTGCAGGAACCGTTTTAGCAGTTGTTAAAAAGGACGAGATAGTTACGGGTAAGGAAGCTAAAAAAGGCGATGTAATCGTTGGTTTAAGAAGTAGCGGAGTTCACAGTAACGGTTTATCACTTGCAAGAAAAGTATTCTTTGATATTGCAAATTTGGACGTTAACTCAAAATTAAAACACGGAAAAACAGTTGCTGAAGAATTGCTCACACCTACAAAAATATATGTAAAACCAGTTATGGATATGATTAAATCCGATATAAACGTTAAAGGTCTTGCACATATTACCGGTGGCGGATTTAGAAAGATTAAAAGGCTAAATAAGAATGTTACATACGTAATAAATGATTTACCGGAACCATTACCGGTATTTAAAGAAATACAAGAGCTCGGAAACGTTGATACGCATGAAATGTTTAAAACATTCAACATGGGGATAGGTTTCTGTGTAGTAGTTGCAAAAGAAGATGCTGAAAAAGTAATCGAAATGGCAAATCAATACTTGATACCTGCTCAAATTATCGGTAAAATAGACGATGAATATACCTTAGAGAATGGTGAAACTGTTAAGGATACAGTTATTGTCAAATACGGAAAAGACGAATTTATAATGGAATAAGTAAGATAAAAATAAAATAAAGAAATAAAAAATAAAAATAAATTAAGAATAAATTAAGAATAAATTAAGAATAAATTAAAGAAAACTAAAAATTTGGTGAATAAAAATGCCTACAATCAATGTTGATAAAAAGGATTTAGAATATTTGGCAAATTTATCACTTTCTGATAAATTAATCGAAGATAAATTCCCTATGATGGGTGTTGAAGTTGAAGAAATTTTCGAAGAAGATAAACGAGAGATGGTTCAATTTTCAATTAACCCGAATAGACCAGACTATTTAAGTATAGAAGGTCTTGCGAGAGGTTTTAGGGGCTTTATGGGTATTCAAACAGGTTTATCCAAATACGATATACATGATAGTGATATAGAAGTAATCGTTAAAAGCAACAAAGAAAGACCATACATAGCTTTTGCACTCGTTAAAAACGTAATTGTGGATGATTTAATATTAGAAAGTATCATCAACCTTCAAGAAAAGTTACACTGGGCAATCGGTAGAGATAGGAAAAAATTGGCTATTGGTGTTCATGATTATGATAAAATCGAAGCTCCATTTACTTATGATGAAGTAGAAGGCGATGCAGTTAAATTTGTACCTTTGGCAATGGCAGAAGCTGGCGAAATGACTCCTGTTGAAATAATCGAAAAACACGAAAAAGGTCAAAAATACGCACACCTTATAAAAAGCAAATACCCTTTAATCACTGATAAAAACGGTGATGTGTTGTCAATGCCTCCGATAATTAACGGAGAATTAACCAAAGTTACAACAAACACGAAAAATCTCTTAATTGATATTACAGGAACTGAAAAGGGAGCTGTTGAAAATACCTTGAATATTGTAGCAACTGCCCTTGCTGAAAGAAGGGGAACCATTTACAGCGTAAAAGTAATTTATGAGGAAGATGGAAAGGTTGTCGATACAAAAACATACCCTAATTTAGAACCAATACAAATGGAAATCGATTTAGAGTTCATTAATAAAAAATTAGGTTTAGAGTTAAATTTTGGTCAAGTTATTTCAGCTTTGAGAAAAGCAGGTTTAGACGCTGAATTAATAAACAAAGACGGTAATAACTTACTTAAAGTTTACATTCCAGCATACAGAAACGATATGTTGGGAAAAGTGGATATCGTCGAAGAAATAGCTATTAATTATGGTTATGAAAAATTTAACGGTGCTAAAATAAACGTACATACAATTGGACAAAAAAACGAATTGGAAGTTAAATCCACAGAAATCAAAAATACGATGATTGGATTAGGATTCCAAGAAGTTATGAACTTAACACTTACAAATAAAGGTATTTTATTCGATAAAATGAATTTAGAAGTAGGTACCGTTGAAGAAGGTTGTAAAGAGTATATTGAGGTTTTAAAACCGGCTTCAATAGAGCATAACGTTATTAGAACTTCAATTATTCCTCAATTATTGGAAACACTTAAAATAAACAAGCACAATGAATTACCTCAAAAAATCTTTGAAATTGGAGATTGTGTAATCATTGATGAAGAAGCAGACGAGACTGAAAAATGCTTCGATACTAAATGTAAAGACATTAGAAAAGTGGCTGGTGCAATAATTCAACCAAATGGTAACTTTAACGAAATTAGAAGTGCAATAGACGCACTTTTAAGAGAGCAGTTTGAAAATTATGCAATTGAAAATTATGTTCACCCATCATTTATTAAGGGTAGATGTGCCAAAATTTTAATAAATGGAGAATACAAGGGGTTATTTGGGGAAATTAATCCGCAAGTTATTGTTAATTTCGAATTAGAACATCCAATAACTGCTTTTGAAATTGAAATTGACAATTAATTACTATTTTAATTGTTAATCAAATACCTAATTTTATTATTTTTTAAGTAAAAAAACTACTTTTTATAATTTATAACTAGTTACCTTATGTGTATCATTTTAAAATCAAATTTAACGGGGTTTAAAATGGAAAATACTGAAAAAACTATGATTGGAACTGAAATAAATACTGATAAGTACAAAAACATTAAAAGACATCTCGAAAGGGAAATGATTAACTTAAATCCGATTCAAAGAGGCGGAATTCTACCAACCGAGTCTAAAAAGGTCATTTATGAATATTGGGATGGATATAGTGTTTGTGACTACTGTGCTGGTAGATTAGACCAGGTTGAAACGCCACCTATCCACGAATATTTAGACGATGCCTCAAAATTCTTCGGTGCCGACATTACTAGACCTACACACGGGGCAAGAGAAAGTAAGTACGTTATAATGAATTCAGTATGTAATCGGGGCGATTACGTAATTATGGACGGTAACGCACACTATACATCTTTTGTAGCTGCTGAACGTGCAAAATTAAACATTGATATTGCACCGGTGGAAGATTACCCCACTTACAGAGTAAATCCTGAAAAATACAAGGAAAGAATCGAAATATTGGAAGATGAGGGTAAACCTATTGGTTTACTATTACTTACGCACGTTGATGGTAATTATGGGAACGTAGCAGACGCTAAAAAGGTTGGGAAGATTGCAAAAGATAAAGGGTACCCATTCTTATTGAATTGTGCCTATTCTGCAGGTAGAATGCCAGTAAATGCAGAAGACTTAAACGCTGATTTCTTGGCCATTTCAGGGCATAAAAGTATGTCTGGCTCTGGACCTTGTGGTTTATTATCAATAAGCAATAAAAATGAAGAATACAGTAAACAAATCCTAAAAACGTCTAAAAAAAATATCGTAAAAGAGCTCGAAATGCTAGGTTGCACAAGCAGGGGTATTCCCATATTAACGCTTATGACGAGCTTTGCACACGTTATAGAGAGAGTTAACAACTGGGACAAAGAAGTTAAACGTGCAAGATGGATTATTGATGAATTAGAGACCTTTGGGTTTAAACAAATCGGTGAAAAACCTAAAAATCATGATTTAATTAAATTTGAAACTCCTATTCTTGATAAAATTGCTGAACACGACAAGAGGAAAGGTTATTTCTTCTACGAAGAACTTAAAAGAAGAGGTATCGGTGGTATAAGAAGAGGGGCTACTAAAGAGTTTAAAATGAGTACCTTTGGCTTAACTGACGAGCAAACAAAATATGTCGTTGATAGCTTCAAAGAAATTATCGAAAACGGAAAAAAAGAAAATAAATTAAATTAAAAATTATTTTATTTTTATATTTTATTTTATATTTTATTTTATATTTTATTTTATATTTTATTTTATATTTTATTTTATATTTTATTTTATATTTTATTTTATATTTTTTTACCAAATAAGGAAGCTTCTACGATTTTTTTTAATATTATCGATGGTTCATCCATTTTACCATTTGCATTTATGTAGTCCACTAAATTTTTATCATTTACATATTTTAAAATTCGACCAATATTTTTATTATTCAATTTATTCATTAAATAACTCATTTTTAGACCGTAATTTATTTCTTTTCCGATTTCTGATTTCCAAAGGTCATCATAAACTTTTAAATAGCCCAAATCGGCATTAGGGTTGGTATTATAATTATTAATGGTTTTTGCACATAATTTTGCACATTTTGCACCAAAGTAAAGACCGCCTCCACTAAGTGGTTTTACCTGATTAACTGCATCGCCAACTAGCATTACGTTTTTTAAAACGCTTTTACTACTGTATCCTATTGGTATGGCACCTATGCTATATTCTACAGGTGTGGCACCTTTTAATATCTCTTTTGCATTCTCATTCGTGTTTATAAAGTTATTTAGTTTATGTAACGCATTTGAAGTGTCGCACATACCTACACGTACTCGGTCTTTTCCAGTTGGTATTATCCAAGTGAAAAAGTTTTTACTATATCTTTTATCGTAAAAAACATTTACAAAGTCACTATCAATATTAGACACGTTTGTGTATTCTATTTGAGCACCAGTTACTATTTGACGTTTTTTGTGCATATTTAAGGATTTACCAATTCCTGATTTTACACCATCGGCTCCTACAATTATTTCTGGCGAAAATAGGTATTTTTCATCTTTTAAATTGTTTTTGATTTCGATATTGTACTTAGAATTGGCATCTAAATTGGCATTCAAAATTTTTCCATGCGATTTTAGCATTAAAGTTATATTATTATTTTTTAAAGCCCTTTTTGCAATGTCTTTGTCCATCTCTTTCCTTTCATAGACCATTGCCCTAGTTTGCCCATCATCGCCAACGGTTACCTTATGATTTTCACAAAAAATATTTGCACCATTAACTTTATTGATTACACCGTTAGGATTTCCAAGTTCTTTTGAACATTGTTTACTTAATAATCCCGCACATTGTAAGGGCACGCCAATTGATTGATGTTCTTCTATAACAAGCACATTTAAATCTTTTTTAATATTTTCTGCAGTTAAAAAACCAGCAGGTCCACCACCAACGATAATAACGTCATATTTTTGACTATTTTCCATGTTGTAGTTACTTATATCTTCATTCTTATCTTCGGCTGTATCTTCATTTTCGAATTTACTTTTTTCAGGGTTATAATCTAAATTTGACATTTTTTCAATCCTTATTGTATTTGTATTGTATTTCATATGTTAATTACGTTTACAATATTTATTTTAATAATTATTATTCTAAACTATAAATGATTTGCTAAACTTTTAAATTTTAAAATCTAATCATCTATCTTAAAATTCATCGATTATCCTGTGAATAAAAAATTAAAGCTAAAATCAATATCGACGTTAGTGTATTAAAATAATTATCAATACTTAATTAAAAAATTAAAATTAAAATTAAAAATTAAAAAAGTTATATATTTAGAAATTATTTAAATGTTATTTACATTGCATTTTCAAGTGTCATGTCCATCATATTCTTAACACTTTTGGCGAGTTCTTCTGGTAAGCCTGTAATGTCCACGCTAAGGAACCCTTTAATAATTAAAGAAGTCGCTTCATCCTCTGTAAGCCCTCTTGACATTAAATAAATAAGTTGGTCCTCTGCAATCTTACCTACTGCTGCTTCGTGAGATAAATCCAAATCGGTTTCAGTAGCCTCCAATTCAGGAACTGCTAATATTCTACCTTCTTTTGAAAGGATTAAACCCCTACATTCAAGGTGACCTTTAACTTCTTTTTCAGCACCTACAAGGTGACCTCTTGAAACAATTTCTGATTCATCAACTGCGATAACTCTTGAAATCATGTCCGCACTAGAACCTTTTCCGTTAAGAACTACTCTTGAGCCCATATCGTACTTAGATTTACCACTACCATATACGATTGTTTGGAAAGTTGCTTTACTGTTGTCTCCTTCACAATAAGCTGTTGGATAGCTTTGTATGGATTTAACAGGCATTGTAGTAACGTAATTGTTAATGAATACGGCGTCTTCTTCTAGTTTTACACCAGTTCTAGGTCTAACGTGTACGTTTTCGCCCCAATTGTGTATCATAGTATAAGTTAATTTACCGCCTTTTTTAATGTAAAATTCTGAAACACCTAAGTGGAGACCAGATTTTACGTGAGGAGATGTTGTACATCCTGTTATCACGTTTAATTCAGCTCCTTCCTCTACAATAATGATATTGTGGACATTTTGCGAAACATCTTCCTTACCAATTAAAAGGCAAGTTTGTAAAGGTATAGTTTCTTTTACGCCTTTTGGTGCGTAGATGAAATAACCTTCTGATAATTCATTCTCTACTCTTGCAGCGTATTTATCCTTAATATCTACTACATTCCAATAGTATTCGCTTAATTCATGCTTTTTAAATGCTTCAGTAATAGGCATTATTTCGATATTTTTGTACATTTTTGAGTATATCGGTTCGTTGTTAACTTGAACGTATGAACCAGATGTACTTTTTTCATTTATATCGATTCCTACTTTTGAAAGTGCTATCTTTTCATCTTCATCGATTTCTTTCAATGATTCAACTTCCCTATTTGTAGGAGCAGGTGTTGGATAATCATTGAAATCTATATCTTCCCCAAATGGTGCGGGAACGTCTTTAAACTTCTCTGCTTTGACTTTAGCTTCTTTTATTTTTTGATTCATTTTTTCGCTAAATTCTGGACTTGGATTCATTTTCCCACCACGCATTTTTTATTTCTTGAGCAAGCTACGCATCTTTCGTAACCATTTTTAATAATTTCAGGAAGTATCTCATTAGGTGAGCCAGAGCAAGCAATTACTCCGTCATATAAAACGTGTGCTTTGTCCACATCCATAAAGTTTAAGATGTAACCCAAGTGTGTAATAATTAATCCTGATTTTTTACGTTCACTTGGTTTTTTATCTTTATCGAGTAAGTGGTTTATAATTCCGCCCAATAATTCAACGTTTTCAACGTCTACACCACTATCTGGTTCATCAAACATGATTAATTCAGGGTTTTGGGCATATATTTGTAATAATTCAGACCTTTTAACCTCACCGCCAGAAAAACCAACGTTTACATCCCTATCATAGAAATGTTTAATATTTAGCTTTTCTGCCATTTCGTTTATTTTGTTCATTTCCTTGGTGGTTATTGACTCAAGCAATGTATTTAATTTTACACCGGATAAAGAAGGCGGTGATTGGTAGGAAATACCTATTCCAAGTTTCGCTCTTTCATACATTGGCATATCTGTTATATCGTGACCTTTAAAGTAAATATTACCACGTACAACTTCGTATTTTGGGTTTCCTAATATGGTATTTAAAAGTGTGGATTTACCCGCACCGTTAGGGCCAAATAAAACGTGACTTTCGCCCTTATCGATATATAAATGAATATCTTTTAAAATTACCTTATCCCCAGTTTTAACCGATAAATCTTCAATTTGTAGCATATAAACACCTTTTTATATTCGGTATTATTGATTTATTTATAAATAGGCTTTATCTATAAAATTTGATAAAATATATAACTTAATAAAATATATAATTTGATAAAATCCATAACTCTTAATATTTTTTTTGTATTTATTTATCTTATCTATTTTATTAATTATAGACCTATATGAATTTGAGTAGTGGCTTTAAATTAACAACATATGCATATATGAGTATGTAATTAAAAAATAATGGCTAATAGTATATATTAGTTTATATTTGATTTTATTCAAATATATAATATAGGTAAATAAATATACTCAAATGAATTTATTACTTTTATTATTATTTTTATTATTCTTTTTATTATTATTTTTATTATTTTTACTATTCACTATTCGATATTTTTATTCGCCATTATCTTTATTTTCTAATTTTTCAAATAAATCCTTTAAAGCAGGCTTTATTTCACTTACAGAATCTAAAACGTCTATTTCTTCCATCTGTCTTATTGTTGCTACATTTTTATAGTCTACATCCCTAAGGTGTAATTTTATTGTTCTACCGTCAGGTATGATTGTATCTATTTCCCCCAGCCTATTATCCGGAGGGTACATAAGTATAGGGACTCTTGCCTTTGCCCCTTGAGCAACTGAATTCGTTATTAAAGTGTCTGCAATACCGTAGGCTATTTTTGCAGTTGAATTTGCAGTTACAGGAGCCACTAAAAACGCATCATATTTTCCAGTTTGCAATTTACCTGGTAAAAATGGAGCATTTGCATTTGCCTCAGGTAGTACTTTTTCAAAGTTTTCTTTTAATAAATCAAGTAAATTATAGAGGCTTAATACCATTCTTGCATTTTGAGAGTAATACACGTGTACCTCAAGACTAGGGTATTCCTCCTTTAACTCAACCATCGTCTTCACAATATCTTCTATCTTATCGCCACAACCGGTTATTCCCCATGCAATTCTAACCATCATATCACTTTTTTAATAATATATTAATCTTAAAAAATTTTTATTTATAATTATGCAATATTCTTATTTTATATTTTATATGGTATATGATATACTATAAATTAATTTATATTTGGTTTTAGTATGTTATTATTCTATTATTCTATTATTCTATTATTCTATTATTCTATTATTCTATTATCCTATTATTCTATTATTCTATTATTTTATCAATTTACTACTTTTTACTCAATTCATTATAGAATTTATTTAACGTTCTTTTTAAAACTCTCGCACCTTCAGTATCATTCTCGACGCCTTCACGCCCTAAATCACGTGACCAAAATGTAGCCCCTAAATTAGAGCCAAAAGAACCGCCACTAACGGGTAAAGCACCATTTAAGATGTAAAAATCATGAATGGTTTTTAAAGCCACTTCCTGACCTCCATTTCTATCCCCTCCTACTGAAATACCCATTCCGTACTTATCACGTATTGCATGAAGTTCCATTGCAAATAAAGCTCTGCATCTGTCCATTACTGTTTTTAACTGTCCTGATACATTCCCATTATAGCAAGGGGTACCCATAATTATACCGTCTGCCCATTGTAACGCTTCATAAACTTCCTGCATACTGTCTTTGTGAACGCAACCCTGTTTTTTTCTTATACAATGGTCGCAATGTATACAGAAATTTAATTCCTTTCTTGCTACGGTTATATATTTAGTTTCACATTCTATTCCGTTAGTTTTACACTTGTCAGACAAATAGGTTAAAGCATGTTGTACTGCAAAATCAGTCCCTTCTAATCTTGGGCTTCCACTAATACCTAAAATTTTCAAGAAATCACCTGGCTATAGATAAACAGATATATTAACTTTAATTGTATTTTTAATTATTATATACTATTCTGTAATTTGATTAATAAATAGTTTAATAAAAAATTATAATGTATTAAATACATATAAATAGTATATAAAAAAATAAAAAGAATAATAAAAAGAATAATAAAAAGAATAATAATACTAATAAATTAATAAACATTAAAAGAAGGGAATTATCATGATAATGGGCGCAAACATCTCTAAAGAGTTTTTTGAAAATTTAGACGAAAAACAAGTTCAACAATGCGGTATAGATTTAAAAGTAGGCACTATTTCTAAATTAAACGGTACTGGTTGTATAGATTATTCAAATAACGATAGAGTATTACCAGAATACGTTGAAATTTTCGATTCTGAAAAAGATGAATACATAGATTTAGAACCAGGTGTTTATATTGTTAAAGTAGCAGATAAAATGAGCATACCTGAAGATATGGCGGGCTTTGCATATCCTAGAAGTACATTAATTCGAATGGGTGCAACACTCTACACCGCAGTTCACGACCCAGGATATATCGGATATCCTGCCTATGCTTTGCACGTAATCAATCCATTAAGGATTAAAAAGTATGCAAGAATTGCACAGGTCGTATTTGTTGCTACAAAAGATTCAAACGGAACTTACGAAGGAATTTATAAAAATAAATAATTCTTTTAATTTTATTTTTTAGTTTTTTTAGTTTTTTTACCATTTTAATTGATAAATTTATATTCTATTAAAATAGATAATTTATTATGACATTATCTAATTATAAAATATAAAAAAAGGGGATTTAATATCAATTAAAGGGGTTTTTCTATGGGATTGGCGAATACTACAAAAATACTAATAATAGGGGTAATTGTATGGCTATTCTATAAGCCACTTGGTTATTTAATCATTATATCGTTAATTTTAAATGGGTTATATTGTGCTCTCAAAAGCAAAAATCTAAGAAAGATAGACAAAGCAATTTATTTTTTAATGGCAATATTTGTAATCGGCGTAACTATCCCTACGGGTTTTTTACCGGATAATTACAACGGAGAACAGTTTATACGAGATAATTGGATGTTATATGCCATTGCTGTTGGTATTACAGTATTATTAATTGTTTTGTACTCATATAGGATGAAAAAATACTATATTGAGGTAGATTTCCAAAAAAAGGCACTTAAATAATAAAATAATAAGATTAAATTGTTATAAATTTTGTAACGAATCTATCGAACCGTCAAATTTTATAATTTTAATATCTTGCGATTTTGCAAATTCAACTAATTCATTATTTTTTTGATTAATTTCCCCGACTGGGAAATTAGAATATACAAACATATCACAATTTAACAACTGTTTTTTGGCATTTTCAAACGTTTCACCAGAGATATTTGAAAATGATTTTTCAGAAATTATATTTACTTCCATTGTCTTAGATATCGCATAATCAATATCATTTTCGTGTAAAATACCTACTGTAATATCATAACCGTTTTTCTTAAAGTATCTCAAAGCTTTTGCGCCTGTTCCACCACCACAAGTTATAAAAACTTTTTTAGGTAGCAATACATCATTTGTATCAAATTCTGAACCAGTTTTGTTTAACCCTAAATCCGAATTTACTTCCGAATTTACTTCCAAATTTATTTCTGAAGTTAATTCCTGATTATAATTATTTTTTAATTCGAAATAACCAATTTGTTCATTATAATTTGCCTCAGTTAATCCATAGAGATAATTTACAGTTTCAGTGGTCATTATATCCTCTGGGAAACCGTAAGCAAGTATTTTATTATCTTTAACGAGTGCCATTTTGTCGGCAATTCTTAAGGCAAGTTCTATGTCGTGTAAAGTAACTATAATAGCTATATTCTTTTTGGATAACTTTCTAAGTAGTAAAGTAAGTTCTATTTTGTGATTAGCGTCTAAAAAACTCGTAGGCTCGTCAAGTATCAATATTTCCGGCTCCTGTGCAAGAGCTCTTGCAATCATTATTTTTTGACGCTCCCCGTCACTCATCTCGAAAAAGTTCTTTTCAAGTAATTTGGTTGCATTCACAAGTTTTGCACTGTGCATTATTATTTCTTTGTCTTTTTTGCTTAATCTACCCAATAAACCCGTGTATGGGTGTCTACCGATAGAAATTACATCGTAACCAGTCATATTTGCCGGATTAATCCTGTCTGTTAAAACTACCGCCATTTCTTTTGCAAGTTGCGAAGGCTTTAAGTTGTGGATTTTTGAACTGTTTATATATACTGCTCCTTTTTTTGGCGTCAAGTAGGTTGCAATTGTTTTTAAAAGTGTAGATTTTCCCGCCCCGTTAGGTCCTATAATACACAATATTTCATTTTTATGTACGTTTAAATTTACATCCGTTAGTACTTCCGAATTAGCATATCCTACAGTTAAATTTTCCGTTTTTAACATTATATAACCTTTAAATTATTTTTTCTTTTTTAGAGTGTAGTTTTTAATTTTCAATAATAGAGGTACTATTAAATATAATATTACTACTTATTAAAGTTATCTTAATTTTTTTAAAGTTATCTTAAGTATGTAATATGGACGATATATTCAAATAAATAAATTTACAATTATTATTTATATTAATAGAAACATCATATTTGTTAAATTTTAATGATTAATAATGTAGAATAATAATGTAGAATAATGTTAAAATTAAAATCAACTAGAAATATTTAAAAATTAAGGAATCGTGAAGTCATATGTATGAAGGAGAAATAGCAATTGGACCAGTACACTCTACAATGTTAGAACCGCACAGATTAAGACTTTTTATAGATGATGAGATTGTAAAAGACGCAGAATTATCAATAGGCGTTAACCATAGAGGAATCGAAAGATTAATGGAAGGTTTACCTGTAGAAAAAGCTTGTATATTAACCGAGAAAATATGTGGTATCTGCTCACATATCCATCTTTGGAGTTCTGTAAGATTAACAGAAATTGCAAGTAAAATATACGTGCCTGAGAGAGCACAACACATTAGAGTTATTGTTGAAGAATTAGAGAGATTACACTCACATAATTTATTATTTGGTCACGCTT encodes the following:
- a CDS encoding deoxyuridine 5'-triphosphate nucleotidohydrolase, whose amino-acid sequence is MIMGANISKEFFENLDEKQVQQCGIDLKVGTISKLNGTGCIDYSNNDRVLPEYVEIFDSEKDEYIDLEPGVYIVKVADKMSIPEDMAGFAYPRSTLIRMGATLYTAVHDPGYIGYPAYALHVINPLRIKKYARIAQVVFVATKDSNGTYEGIYKNK
- a CDS encoding ABC transporter ATP-binding protein, producing MLKTENLTVGYANSEVLTDVNLNVHKNEILCIIGPNGAGKSTLLKTIATYLTPKKGAVYINSSKIHNLKPSQLAKEMAVVLTDRINPANMTGYDVISIGRHPYTGLLGRLSKKDKEIIMHSAKLVNATKLLEKNFFEMSDGERQKIMIARALAQEPEILILDEPTSFLDANHKIELTLLLRKLSKKNIAIIVTLHDIELALRIADKMALVKDNKILAYGFPEDIMTTETVNYLYGLTEANYNEQIGYFELKNNYNQELTSEINLEVNSEVNSDLGLNKTGSEFDTNDVLLPKKVFITCGGGTGAKALRYFKKNGYDITVGILHENDIDYAISKTMEVNIISEKSFSNISGETFENAKKQLLNCDMFVYSNFPVGEINQKNNELVEFAKSQDIKIIKFDGSIDSLQNL